One window of the Epinephelus moara isolate mb chromosome 24, YSFRI_EMoa_1.0, whole genome shotgun sequence genome contains the following:
- the drd5a gene encoding D(1B) dopamine receptor, with translation MADNCARPRARSNGLQFYLKSHMENPAKYLSSVQGIDSVPAPLGEIMWNSTETESTKDRRKDMVVRTVTGCLLSLLILWTLLGNILVCSAVLRFRHLRTKVTNIFIVSLALSDLFVAVLVMPWKAVAEVAGYWPFGTFCNVWVAFDIMCSTASILNLCIISVDRYWAISSPFRYERKMTQRVAFVMISITWTLSVLISFIPVQLNWHKASGDDMAGTHNYSTSRQIEENCDSSLSREYAISSSLISFYIPVAIMIVTYTRIYRIAQIQIRRIASLERAAEHAQSCRTNRIECQHHNTLKTSIKRETKVFKTLSVIMGVFVCCWLPFFVLNCMVPFCDRPATDRDAGLPCVSETTFDVFVWFGWTNSSLNPIIYAFNAEFRKAFASLLGCRNFCSSTPVETVNISNELVSYNQDTLIHKEIANAYVNMIPNVVECIEHEETFDRISQFSHNNDNATDSVCDLEDCQADISLDRMSPFTPNGLH, from the coding sequence ATGGCTGATAACTGCGCCCGTCCCCGCGCACGGAGCAATGGACTGCAGTTTTACTTAAAGAGCCACATGGAGAACCCAGCCAAGTATCTCTCGTCGGTGCAGGGGATTGACTCTGTGCCGGCTCCCCTCGGAGAGATTATGTGGAACAGCACCGAAACGGAGTCGACTAAGGACCGGAGGAAGGACATGGTGGTGCGCACTGTGACGGGCTGTCTGCTGTCCCTACTCATCCTATGGACCCTGCTTGGGAACATCCTGGTGTGCTCCGCGGTGCTGCGCTTTCGCCACCTGCGGACCAAAGTCACCAACATTTTCATCGTCTCCCTGGCTCTATCGGATTTATTTGTGGCCGTTCTGGTGATGCCCTGGAAAGCTGTGGCAGAGGTGGCGGGGTACTGGCCGTTTGGCACTTTCTGTAACGTCTGGGTGGCGTTTGACATTATGTGCTCCACCGCCTCCATCCTCAACCTCTGCATCATCAGCGTGGATAGATACTGGGCCATCTCGAGTCCCTTCCGCTACGAGAGGAAGATGACCCAGCGTGTTGCCTTTGTTATGATTAGCATCACTTGGACGTTGTCTGTGCTCATTTCATTCATACCGGTCCAGCTCAACTGGCACAAAGCCAGCGGTGACGACATGGCTGGGACGCACAACTATTCCACAAGTCGACAGATAGAGGAAAACTGCGACTCCAGTCTGAGCAGAGAGTATGCCATTTCCTCCTCTTTGATAAGTTTCTATATCCCCGTGGCGATTATGATTGTGACTTACACCAGAATATACCGGATTGCACAAATACAAATTAGAAGAATAGCCTCCCTGGAGAGAGCGGCAGAGCACGCGCAAAGTTGCAGGACAAATAGAATAGAGTGCCAACACCAcaacaccttgaaaacgtcgaTTAAACGGGAAACCAAAGTGTTCAAAACTCTTTCGGTGATCATGGGTGTCTTCGTGTGTTGCTGGTTACCTTTCTTCGTCCTCAACTGTATGGTTCCGTTCTGCGACAGACCGGCAACAGACCGGGACGCGGGTCTGCCGTGCGTCAGCGAGACGACTTTTGACGTCTTCGTGTGGTTCGGCTGGACCAACTCCTCCCTGAACCCCATCATTTACGCCTTCAACGCCGAGTTCAGGAAGGCCTTCGCCAGCCTGTTGGGCTGTCGCAACTTCTGCTCCAGCACCCCGGTGGAGACTGTCAACATCAGCAACGAGCTGGTCTCATATAATCAAGACACCCTCATTCACAAAGAAATCGCCAACGCGTATGTCAACATGATCCCCAACGTGGTTGAATGTATTGAGCATGAAGAGACTTTTGACAGGATTTCACAGTTTTCTCACAATAATGACAACGCCACCGACTCGGTTTGTGACTTAGAGGACTGCCAGGCAGATATCAGTCTTGACAGGATGTCACCGTTCACACCCAATGGATTACACTGA